In a single window of the Methanofollis ethanolicus genome:
- a CDS encoding tRNA (guanine(10)-N(2))-dimethyltransferase yields the protein MEKVPVTEGRTTFFAPVQDENAAFPPGSAPIFYNRRMEANRDATVLYLSVMQPSDYLDAMGAMGARGLRVAHEVGIPVTVNDISPAAAAEIRENADRVGGEIEVTCMDANALMSTRRFDAVDLDPFGTPAPFTDAACRSAKRFLCVTATDTAPLCGAHLKAGMRRYFARPMNTEYHREVGLRILLGFVAREMVKYDRGITPIFCFAHEHFVRLHLRVWGRVKNADQTMARIGYVMQCPHCFYREEQAGLLPETATCPVCGAALRPVGPLWLGAVNDPGTIGAMIERLPTMGLGTETYLSRLLPLLAEELPTASFYDYHKVAQRLRASPPAIDVVINRLRDAGYQATRTHYEGTGIRTDAPLSVLEEAITRRR from the coding sequence ATGGAGAAGGTTCCGGTCACCGAGGGGAGGACCACGTTTTTTGCGCCGGTTCAGGATGAAAATGCCGCTTTCCCACCGGGTTCGGCTCCGATCTTTTATAACCGGAGGATGGAGGCGAACAGGGACGCCACGGTGCTCTATCTCTCGGTGATGCAGCCCTCAGACTACCTCGACGCCATGGGCGCAATGGGCGCGCGTGGCCTGCGTGTCGCCCACGAGGTCGGCATCCCGGTGACGGTCAACGACATCAGCCCCGCGGCCGCGGCCGAGATCCGGGAGAATGCCGACAGGGTCGGCGGGGAGATCGAGGTGACCTGCATGGACGCCAACGCCCTGATGAGCACGAGGAGGTTCGACGCCGTGGACCTCGACCCCTTCGGCACGCCCGCCCCCTTCACCGACGCCGCCTGCCGGAGCGCAAAACGTTTCCTCTGCGTGACCGCGACCGACACCGCCCCCCTCTGCGGGGCCCACCTGAAGGCCGGGATGCGCCGGTACTTCGCACGGCCGATGAACACCGAGTACCACCGCGAGGTGGGGCTGCGCATTCTTCTCGGCTTTGTGGCAAGGGAGATGGTGAAGTACGACCGGGGCATCACCCCGATCTTCTGCTTCGCGCACGAGCACTTCGTCCGCCTCCACCTGCGGGTCTGGGGGCGGGTCAAGAACGCCGACCAGACCATGGCCAGGATCGGCTACGTGATGCAGTGTCCGCACTGTTTCTACCGCGAGGAGCAGGCGGGCCTGCTCCCGGAGACGGCGACCTGCCCGGTGTGCGGGGCGGCCCTGCGGCCGGTCGGCCCGCTCTGGCTCGGGGCGGTGAACGACCCCGGGACCATCGGGGCGATGATCGAGCGCCTCCCCACGATGGGCCTCGGGACAGAGACCTACCTCTCCCGCCTCCTCCCCCTCCTCGCGGAGGAACTCCCGACCGCGAGTTTCTACGACTACCACAAGGTCGCCCAGAGGCTGCGGGCCTCGCCGCCCGCGATCGACGTCGTGATCAACCGCCTGCGGGACGCGGGATACCAGGCGACGCGGACCCACTACGAGGGGACCGGGATCAGGACGGACGCACCGCTCTCCGTGCTCGAAGAGGCTATCACGCGGCGCAGGTGA
- a CDS encoding gamma carbonic anhydrase family protein, translating into MNHTLRIGDEVFIAENATLLGDVTIGDRSGVWFGAVLRGDRDRIVVGADSNVQDNATVHGSTGHPTLIGDRVSIGHGAIVHGCTISDEVLVGMGAIVMNGAVVGEGSIIGAGAVVTEGKVIPPGSVVLGVPGKIVKEVDEAQREHIRENAKVYVEMAGRYRRG; encoded by the coding sequence ATGAACCACACTCTGCGCATCGGCGATGAGGTCTTCATTGCGGAAAACGCCACCCTGCTCGGCGACGTCACCATCGGCGACCGTTCCGGCGTCTGGTTCGGCGCCGTACTGCGCGGCGACCGCGACCGGATCGTCGTCGGCGCCGACTCCAATGTCCAGGACAACGCCACTGTCCATGGCAGCACCGGCCACCCAACCCTCATCGGCGACCGGGTCTCCATCGGCCACGGCGCGATCGTCCATGGCTGCACCATCTCCGACGAGGTGCTCGTGGGCATGGGCGCGATCGTGATGAACGGTGCGGTCGTCGGCGAGGGCTCGATCATCGGCGCAGGTGCCGTGGTCACCGAGGGGAAGGTCATCCCGCCGGGCTCGGTCGTGCTCGGCGTCCCGGGCAAGATCGTCAAGGAGGTCGACGAAGCGCAGCGCGAGCACATCAGGGAGAACGCGAAAGTCTACGTCGAAATGGCCGGGAGGTACAGGCGTGGCTGA
- a CDS encoding geranylgeranylglycerol-phosphate geranylgeranyltransferase, with the protein MHGYVSITRPANSVVAGLAGVLGYLIATGTVTPESAALIGIVALVTAAGNVINDYCDAEIDAVNRPDRPIPAGKVSRRGALIYAALLFAAGNLLALTTNLSCLAIALFNSALLVLYATRLKGMPFVGNLAVAYLSASIFLFGGALAGPDGLAANLPVAGVTFLAMVAREVLKDAEDVEGDAAGGARTLPMVLGIPRTIALAFAFAAAAMVLSMLPVFRWWGLPYLLAIGLLNAAVLLGAAGVRGCTTPACIRSSRVTSTLKKGMFLSLLIFTAAAVLL; encoded by the coding sequence ATGCACGGTTATGTCTCGATCACCCGCCCGGCCAACTCGGTCGTCGCCGGGCTTGCCGGGGTGCTCGGCTACCTCATCGCCACCGGAACGGTCACTCCCGAGTCCGCGGCCCTCATCGGGATCGTCGCCCTGGTCACCGCCGCCGGGAATGTCATCAACGACTACTGCGACGCGGAGATCGACGCCGTCAACAGGCCTGACAGGCCGATACCCGCAGGGAAAGTCTCGCGCCGGGGCGCCCTCATCTATGCCGCCCTCCTCTTTGCGGCCGGCAACCTCCTCGCCCTGACGACAAACCTCTCTTGCCTTGCGATCGCCCTCTTCAACTCGGCCCTCCTGGTGCTGTACGCCACACGCCTGAAGGGCATGCCCTTTGTCGGCAACCTCGCGGTCGCCTATCTCTCGGCCTCGATCTTCCTCTTCGGCGGCGCCCTTGCCGGGCCGGACGGCCTTGCGGCGAACCTCCCTGTCGCGGGGGTCACCTTCCTTGCGATGGTGGCGCGGGAAGTGCTCAAGGACGCCGAGGACGTGGAGGGCGACGCCGCCGGCGGGGCGCGGACCCTGCCGATGGTCCTTGGCATCCCCCGGACGATCGCCCTCGCCTTTGCGTTCGCCGCGGCCGCCATGGTCCTCTCCATGCTCCCGGTCTTCCGGTGGTGGGGCCTCCCGTACCTCCTTGCCATCGGCCTCCTCAATGCCGCCGTCCTCCTCGGCGCCGCGGGTGTGCGGGGGTGCACGACGCCGGCCTGCATCAGGTCGTCACGTGTCACCTCCACCCTGAAGAAAGGGATGTTCCTCTCCCTCCTCATCTTTACGGCCGCTGCCGTCCTCCTCTGA
- a CDS encoding DUF3160 domain-containing protein: MDRTALLALLLCAVALLAGCVTSPEAPQPETNFSAYPTPAPLAVNLSAPQYPLPLETVNVTNWQEVDAALSLGPGAEALLAAHGFVVVENPLGPGGADMVRPYAALKEEGVPVFVSTDSLLHLYHIQFDETMRAVEEERLYDDLYVLDSALLNISMETYEQSSGEAKEAARRNAVYFGVATSLLAPEAQQVGAGTGFEAGDVQRYGVAVPEEIRPDVEAELLLIRGHAGTDASPLFRYEEDYSQYLPRGHYTRSERLENYFLAMMWHGRMAFLLNGTLVTPEDARVQTIGAAQVSTALADDPALMERWDRIYEVTAFYTGYADDLGPRDYLAAMSALFGGPKTDLSQDQVAALQRELGTYRAPAIYGGTADCIAFTPEEARTCLNATQGFRFMGQRFLLDSYIFSELVYPYTGDFTSTGTPFTLHDGERSIPTALDVMALLGSERADAILDENGDSRYEHYDAIAGRLAGELPQNESAWNRNLAIGWLYTLQPLLAGFGEGYPTFMQTTAWQEKELATSLASWTELRHDTILYAKQSYTMGKGMAYRPPEQEVAGYVEPVPALYHRLLTLTAMTREGLDDLGALDETSGSRLRSLEDVLARLEAISVKELEGEALTPDDEAFIRGVAASLDQLVAGVDEDGMTTAVVADVHTDPGNNIVLEEGVGYVDLIVVACPDPDGRPFLAAGPVFSYYEFTVPLSGRLTDEAWQEMLETDPPARPGWTAGYAAVRR, encoded by the coding sequence ATGGACCGGACTGCCCTTCTTGCCCTGCTCCTCTGTGCGGTCGCTCTTCTTGCCGGGTGCGTGACCTCCCCGGAAGCGCCCCAACCGGAGACGAATTTTTCCGCGTACCCGACCCCCGCACCTCTGGCGGTGAACCTCTCCGCGCCGCAGTACCCCCTCCCCCTTGAGACGGTGAATGTCACCAACTGGCAGGAGGTCGACGCCGCCCTCTCCCTCGGCCCCGGGGCCGAGGCCCTCCTGGCGGCACATGGTTTCGTCGTCGTCGAAAATCCCCTCGGTCCCGGCGGCGCCGACATGGTCAGGCCCTATGCCGCCCTGAAAGAAGAGGGCGTCCCGGTCTTTGTGAGCACCGACTCTCTCCTGCACCTCTACCATATCCAGTTCGACGAGACGATGCGGGCGGTCGAGGAGGAGAGGCTGTACGACGACCTGTATGTCCTCGACTCCGCCCTTCTCAATATCTCGATGGAGACCTACGAGCAGTCGAGCGGCGAGGCGAAGGAGGCGGCCCGGCGCAATGCGGTGTACTTCGGCGTGGCAACCAGTCTTCTCGCCCCTGAGGCACAGCAGGTCGGTGCCGGCACCGGGTTTGAAGCCGGAGACGTGCAGCGCTACGGTGTTGCTGTCCCTGAGGAGATCAGGCCCGACGTGGAGGCCGAACTCCTCCTGATCCGCGGCCATGCCGGCACCGACGCCTCGCCCCTCTTCAGGTACGAGGAGGACTACTCGCAGTACCTTCCTCGCGGCCACTACACCCGGTCGGAGAGACTGGAGAACTACTTCCTGGCGATGATGTGGCACGGCCGGATGGCCTTCCTCCTCAACGGTACCCTCGTGACCCCTGAGGACGCGAGGGTCCAGACGATCGGCGCCGCCCAGGTCTCGACGGCCCTCGCCGACGACCCGGCCCTGATGGAGAGGTGGGACCGGATCTATGAGGTCACCGCCTTCTATACAGGCTACGCTGACGATCTCGGCCCCCGCGACTATCTCGCGGCGATGTCCGCCCTCTTCGGCGGCCCGAAAACCGACCTCTCTCAGGACCAGGTGGCGGCCCTGCAGCGGGAACTCGGCACGTACCGCGCCCCCGCGATCTACGGCGGTACCGCCGACTGCATCGCCTTTACCCCTGAAGAGGCACGCACCTGCCTCAATGCGACGCAGGGGTTCCGTTTCATGGGTCAGCGCTTCCTCCTTGACTCGTACATCTTCTCAGAACTCGTGTACCCGTACACCGGTGATTTCACCAGCACGGGCACGCCCTTTACCCTCCATGACGGCGAGCGCTCCATTCCGACAGCCCTCGACGTGATGGCCCTCCTCGGCTCCGAGAGGGCCGACGCGATCCTGGACGAGAATGGCGACAGTCGGTACGAGCACTATGACGCCATCGCCGGCCGTCTTGCCGGGGAACTCCCGCAGAACGAGAGTGCGTGGAACAGGAACCTTGCCATCGGCTGGCTCTACACTCTCCAACCCCTCCTTGCCGGTTTCGGGGAGGGCTACCCGACCTTCATGCAGACGACGGCCTGGCAGGAGAAGGAACTCGCCACCTCCCTCGCCTCCTGGACAGAACTCCGCCACGACACCATTCTGTACGCCAAGCAGAGTTACACGATGGGCAAGGGGATGGCCTACCGCCCGCCCGAACAGGAGGTCGCCGGCTACGTCGAGCCTGTGCCTGCCCTCTACCACCGCCTCCTCACCCTCACCGCGATGACCCGCGAGGGCCTTGACGACCTCGGCGCCCTGGACGAGACCTCCGGATCCCGCCTCCGCTCCCTCGAAGACGTCCTCGCACGCCTGGAGGCGATCTCGGTGAAGGAACTCGAAGGCGAGGCCCTCACCCCTGACGACGAGGCCTTCATCAGGGGTGTTGCCGCCTCCCTCGACCAGCTCGTTGCCGGTGTCGACGAGGACGGGATGACGACCGCGGTCGTCGCCGACGTGCACACTGACCCGGGCAACAACATCGTTCTCGAAGAGGGGGTCGGGTATGTGGACCTGATCGTCGTCGCCTGTCCCGACCCTGACGGCCGGCCTTTCCTCGCGGCCGGTCCGGTCTTCTCGTACTATGAGTTCACCGTCCCCCTCTCCGGGAGGCTCACCGACGAGGCCTGGCAGGAGATGCTCGAGACCGACCCGCCCGCGAGGCCGGGGTGGACGGCGGGCTACGCGGCGGTGAGGAGATGA
- the mtnA gene encoding S-methyl-5-thioribose-1-phosphate isomerase — MIPRTIERDGQAIVFIDQTLLPERLEVVACTDVERLAIAIRRLEVRGAPALGIAGAYGVALAAITSTETEYGPFVAEVAKAAASLRATRPTAVNLGWGIDRTMAALQATGTVHEAVEAAVREADTIAREDEGVCRALGKNGADLIPDGARILTHCNAGALACSTWGTALGVVRSTVESGKKISVTACETRPLLQGARLTAFELHEDRIPVRVITDSTAAFLMQRGEIDCVVVGADRITTDAVFNKIGTYMHAVCARHHGIPFYVAAPASTFDTGRRAKDVTIEERNGDEIATFNGRQTVPAGVPCTNFAFDRTPLDLVSAIVTERGVLRPPYDRMPDTGNI; from the coding sequence ATGATCCCGCGGACCATCGAGAGGGACGGGCAGGCCATCGTCTTCATCGACCAGACCCTCCTGCCGGAGAGGCTGGAGGTCGTCGCCTGCACCGACGTCGAGCGCCTCGCCATCGCGATCCGCCGCCTGGAAGTGCGGGGCGCCCCGGCCCTCGGCATCGCCGGGGCGTACGGCGTCGCCCTCGCGGCGATAACGAGCACAGAGACAGAGTACGGCCCCTTCGTCGCAGAGGTGGCGAAGGCCGCCGCTTCCCTTCGGGCCACCCGCCCGACCGCGGTGAACCTGGGCTGGGGCATCGACAGGACAATGGCAGCACTTCAGGCCACCGGGACGGTGCACGAGGCCGTTGAGGCCGCGGTGAGAGAGGCCGACACCATCGCCCGCGAGGACGAGGGGGTCTGCCGGGCCCTCGGGAAGAACGGTGCGGACCTCATCCCAGACGGCGCCCGTATCCTCACCCACTGCAACGCGGGCGCCCTCGCCTGCTCCACCTGGGGGACGGCCCTCGGCGTCGTCAGGTCGACCGTGGAGAGCGGAAAAAAAATCTCCGTCACCGCCTGCGAGACGCGGCCCCTCCTCCAGGGGGCCCGCCTCACCGCCTTCGAACTCCATGAGGACCGCATCCCTGTGCGGGTGATCACAGACAGTACCGCCGCCTTCCTGATGCAGAGGGGCGAGATCGACTGCGTCGTCGTCGGCGCGGACAGGATCACAACAGACGCCGTCTTCAACAAGATCGGCACGTACATGCACGCGGTCTGTGCCCGCCACCACGGCATCCCCTTCTATGTCGCCGCACCGGCGTCCACCTTCGATACCGGGCGCAGGGCCAAAGACGTCACGATCGAGGAGAGAAATGGCGACGAAATCGCCACATTCAATGGGAGACAGACCGTCCCGGCAGGCGTGCCCTGCACGAACTTCGCCTTCGACAGAACACCCCTCGACCTCGTCTCGGCGATCGTCACCGAACGCGGCGTCCTCCGCCCGCCATATGACAGGATGCCGGATACAGGGAATATTTAA
- a CDS encoding bactofilin family protein — MKVYQRGNTYIAPKGSYFDGNVHIPGDFIVPPETHFWGRLDVDGCLELGPSSTVGGDVTCRSGVIGHGVRIGGSLTVGEDVTISDDVVLGSVSAVGDIILRPGVKVGGVRSEATVYVYGSISSEGLVGRNIKVIANQAQ, encoded by the coding sequence ATGAAGGTCTATCAGCGCGGGAACACCTACATCGCACCGAAGGGATCGTATTTCGACGGGAACGTCCACATCCCCGGAGACTTCATCGTCCCGCCAGAGACCCATTTCTGGGGCCGCCTCGACGTCGACGGCTGTCTGGAACTCGGCCCCTCTTCGACCGTCGGCGGGGACGTCACCTGCCGGTCGGGTGTGATCGGTCATGGGGTCAGGATCGGGGGGTCGCTCACGGTCGGGGAGGACGTGACCATCTCCGACGACGTCGTCCTGGGGTCTGTCTCGGCAGTGGGCGACATCATCCTGCGGCCGGGCGTGAAGGTCGGCGGTGTGAGGAGCGAGGCCACGGTCTATGTCTACGGAAGCATCTCAAGCGAGGGCCTTGTCGGCAGGAACATAAAGGTCATTGCGAATCAGGCGCAGTGA
- a CDS encoding DUF116 domain-containing protein produces the protein MFFTASLWNDLMMLIGEITVFLIVGMLIGSVLVMIVAGLSIQSGQFYFPRLMKSGMVLLEGVIKGICKFFGFDDKELIQFSIRLNNMMNTKRFAETPPEKRVIYLPQCLRSSRCPAHLTPEGLICQRCGQCEIGREIDRYEAMGYRVFIAPGSTLIKRMMKKYQPEAIVGVGCLMEIKEGLELCDRAGVIGMGVVTMKDGCIETALNWDDLHEIAAIGVTAPDSQ, from the coding sequence ATGTTTTTCACGGCCTCGCTCTGGAACGACCTGATGATGCTCATCGGAGAGATCACGGTCTTCCTGATCGTCGGGATGCTCATCGGCTCCGTCCTTGTGATGATCGTCGCCGGCCTCTCCATCCAGAGCGGGCAGTTCTACTTCCCGCGGCTGATGAAGAGCGGGATGGTCCTCCTTGAAGGTGTGATCAAGGGTATATGCAAGTTTTTCGGTTTCGACGACAAGGAACTCATCCAGTTCTCGATCCGACTGAACAATATGATGAATACGAAGAGGTTCGCCGAGACCCCCCCGGAAAAAAGGGTGATCTACCTTCCCCAGTGCCTGCGGTCATCCCGATGCCCGGCGCATCTCACGCCCGAGGGACTGATCTGCCAGCGGTGTGGGCAGTGCGAAATCGGCAGGGAGATCGATAGATATGAAGCGATGGGGTACCGGGTCTTTATCGCCCCGGGCTCCACCCTCATCAAGAGGATGATGAAAAAATATCAGCCTGAGGCGATCGTCGGCGTCGGTTGCCTGATGGAAATAAAAGAGGGGCTCGAACTCTGTGACAGGGCCGGGGTCATCGGGATGGGTGTCGTCACGATGAAGGACGGGTGCATCGAGACGGCCCTCAACTGGGATGACCTCCATGAGATCGCTGCGATCGGGGTCACTGCGCCTGATTCGCAATGA
- a CDS encoding phosphopantetheine adenylyltransferase: MKIMVGGTFSPLHAGHKKLISRSFELAGPDGTVIIGLSSPTFAGRKTHPVLSYEERRAALEKYVRSLGTTTRWEVEELNDRYGSALDADFDILVVSEETLPVALEINKLRRAKGKRMVEIHQIACVLAEDNRWISSTRIIRGEIDEAGHLMR, translated from the coding sequence ATGAAGATTATGGTCGGGGGCACCTTCTCCCCCCTGCACGCGGGACACAAGAAACTGATATCGCGCTCTTTTGAACTTGCAGGCCCGGACGGGACCGTGATCATTGGTCTCTCCTCCCCTACCTTCGCGGGGAGGAAGACCCACCCCGTGCTGTCGTACGAGGAGAGGAGGGCGGCGCTGGAGAAGTACGTGCGGAGCCTGGGGACAACGACCCGGTGGGAGGTCGAGGAGCTGAACGATCGGTACGGCTCTGCCCTGGACGCCGACTTCGATATCCTGGTGGTCTCCGAGGAGACGCTGCCGGTGGCCCTGGAGATCAACAAGCTCCGCCGGGCGAAGGGGAAGAGGATGGTCGAGATCCACCAGATCGCCTGCGTGCTCGCGGAGGACAACCGCTGGATCTCCTCGACGCGGATCATCAGGGGCGAGATCGACGAGGCCGGGCACCTGATGCGGTGA
- a CDS encoding CoB--CoM heterodisulfide reductase iron-sulfur subunit A family protein: MAEVVVIGGGIAGIQAALDLANHGVRVHLVEKEPAIGGHMAQLDKTFPTNDCSMCILSPKMVEVERHPGIVLHTCTEVTGIEGEVGTFTVHLRRHPRYVDEERCNGCGDCTAVCPVEVYNRFDAGIGVRKAIYRPMPQAVPNVTIRDADHCIDCGLCYEACGRDAVLHDDEDREEDFELPAASVVVTTGYATFDPAGKRNLRYLQVPDVVTSLQFERMINASGPTGGEVRRLSNGAVPRSVAFLQCVGSRDMQADRPYCSCVCCMAAMKNAMLIKEHHPEVEVTILYMDVRAYGKGYEEYFNRAEAMGVRFLRGLPGEIAQTDGGLEMQVENTETGAVELLKPDLVVLSVGMEPPKGMEEIAENLGITLEETGFVHTRDEKMNSVATIRPGIYVAGTAAAPKDIPDSVAMAGAAAMRAYTDVLKAGP; the protein is encoded by the coding sequence GTGGCTGAGGTTGTCGTCATCGGCGGCGGGATCGCCGGTATTCAGGCCGCCCTCGACCTGGCCAACCACGGGGTCCGCGTCCACCTCGTCGAGAAAGAACCCGCGATCGGCGGCCACATGGCCCAGCTCGACAAGACCTTCCCGACAAACGACTGCTCCATGTGCATCCTCTCCCCGAAGATGGTCGAGGTGGAGCGCCACCCCGGCATCGTCCTCCACACCTGCACAGAGGTGACAGGGATCGAAGGGGAGGTCGGCACCTTCACCGTCCACCTCAGGCGCCACCCGCGGTACGTCGACGAAGAGCGGTGCAATGGCTGCGGCGACTGCACCGCGGTCTGCCCTGTCGAGGTCTACAACCGTTTCGACGCCGGGATCGGTGTGCGGAAAGCGATCTACCGCCCGATGCCGCAGGCTGTCCCCAATGTTACGATCAGGGATGCCGACCACTGCATCGACTGCGGCCTCTGCTACGAGGCCTGCGGCCGGGACGCCGTCCTCCACGACGACGAAGACAGAGAGGAGGACTTCGAACTCCCTGCCGCGAGCGTCGTCGTCACCACAGGCTACGCTACCTTCGACCCGGCCGGGAAGAGAAACCTCAGGTACCTCCAGGTCCCCGACGTCGTCACCAGCCTCCAGTTCGAGAGGATGATCAATGCCAGCGGCCCGACAGGCGGTGAGGTGCGGAGGCTCTCGAACGGCGCAGTCCCCCGAAGTGTTGCCTTCCTCCAGTGCGTCGGCTCCCGCGACATGCAGGCCGACCGCCCGTACTGCTCCTGCGTCTGCTGCATGGCCGCGATGAAGAACGCCATGCTGATCAAGGAGCACCACCCCGAGGTCGAGGTCACCATCCTGTACATGGACGTGCGGGCCTATGGCAAGGGTTACGAGGAGTACTTCAACCGTGCCGAAGCGATGGGCGTCCGCTTCCTCCGCGGCCTGCCCGGCGAGATCGCACAGACAGACGGCGGCCTGGAGATGCAGGTCGAGAACACAGAGACCGGCGCGGTCGAACTCCTGAAGCCAGACCTCGTCGTCCTCTCCGTCGGGATGGAGCCCCCGAAAGGGATGGAGGAGATTGCGGAGAACCTCGGCATCACCCTGGAAGAGACGGGCTTTGTCCATACCAGGGACGAGAAGATGAACAGCGTGGCGACGATCAGGCCGGGCATCTATGTGGCAGGGACGGCCGCCGCCCCCAAAGACATCCCTGACAGTGTAGCGATGGCCGGTGCGGCCGCGATGCGGGCGTACACCGACGTCCTGAAGGCCGGCCCATGA